CTACAACTTCTTACAATTGTCACATTAAAGCAAGTGGGAGTGTTCTAGTGAAGGTTGGGAACAGGTATTGAATACTTGgtttctgaattaatttctgtgtttaaatgtTTGTCAATCTGTGATAGTATTCTAGTaatctgcagaaagcagatcCTGATCACATCGTTGCACTGGTTACTGAAGTTATTCCTAAATATTCCTGCCTGATCTTTTGTCCCACTAAAAAGAACTGTGAGAATGTGGCTTCAATGGTGTGCAAGTACCTCAAGAAGTAAGTGTGTCGTGACTTTTTAATTGTATATGGAATAATTGGTCAGAAGTTAGGAATTGTCTTCACTAGTTTACAAGTGATTTTCCTTGGTTATCAGATGTAAGTACTTTTAATATGGGAGCATGTGGAGTTCCTGACTGCATAAAGGATGGCAAACTGCTCAAGGCTcattaaacaaatgttttagaaaaaaaaatattttttttaaacaaactatttgaaaaaaatggttaTTTGAGGActaataatgaagaaaaaaggaaaagcttacTAAATTAAGCTAACCTTGTGTCCCTTTGGCACTGGTCTCTGCAAGCTTAGGAGACAAACATTCTTCTCTATAGCCTGGTATTTGATCATGTGTTACTAGTTGATTATCTCTGTTCCATACCTACTTTGTGAATGTAAGTTTTACAATGTAAACCAGGCTTTGTTAATTAAAGGAAGTAAGACTTAAGTTTGGTTTCATTTAAATGTGGTTTGATCAACTCATAATGGTCTAGCAAGTTACATTTTGTGtaggaagaaattaaacaaaactcCTCCCTTGCTATCAAAATTGAAACCATTTTTGATGTATCTATAATCTTCACTATAAGCTGATACTGTCcctatttctgttcttcagtgtgCTCAATACCCACACTCAGTCAGTATTTGGTCCTTTCTGTACCCGCGCTTACAAACAAGAAGAGTTCTGTTGCAACTTAATCAGTCTCCTGTGTATTGCTGTTTTAAAGTTACTAGAAATAACTGTTTCTCTAACCTACATTAGAGGAATGGATAATGAACAGAAATAGACAGTAAGCAtgtcttgatatttttttaaaataattaatgattGATCAAAGTCTGAAGAAACACTTTTCCTCCTAGAGAATTTAGAGCtcacagggagaaagagaaacaagatcTCATCAAACACCTCAAGAACATTGGAAATGGAAGTATCTGTTCTGTTCTGAAGCAAACGATCCCTTACGGCATTGCCTATCACCATAGCGGCCTTACAAATGATGAAAGGAAAAGTGTAGAGGAAGCATATTCTGCGGGTGTCCTGTGTCTACTTGCTTGCACAGCTACTTTAGCTGCTGGAGTCAACCTGCCAGCTAGAAGGTTAGTAACTGGAACATATTTCATTGTTACATTGATGTttgctttgtgaaaaaaaattgctttgacAACTTGGAAACGTCGGTGCTGTTTAAAGtatgtttctgcttttactaGCAAGTTGGAAGTGTAAGGGGTTTTGTGTTCAACTCTGGACAAGAGCGCAACATTGTTACATAGGAAATATCAATCTGTAGCAAGTCCCTTAGAATGCATAACTGAAGAATACTTACTTAAATGGATTAAGGAAACGCTTCAGTATTTTAGTAATGTTATCcagaaaaacaaggaattcatgGTGGTTTCTTTACATGTGGTCCTAAGAACAATgtttaaattgtaaaataaatcgTTTCTAAGGAAATGATTTTGAATGTgttttaacacaaaaatgtgttatCTTTTCTTATACAAGTGCTGATGATACATGGCTTCTGTACTGTGTATGGCCAACAATTGTTTGCCAAGAATCCAGTTTTGTGTGCGTGTATGTTGGAATAATGTGtctgaggggagaaaaaaattcatacAGACAAGTGTTGTCTTTCTAGCATATAGCTGATATATGGTCAGTGTTGCTTAGTAGAGTTTATATCTCAGTAATTTTCTCTCTTAAACTCAAGCCTTTGAATAGATGTAAAGACGAGTTCCAAAGGTTCTGCTAAACATAATAAACATGGCTTATCATTCAATAAGCCTTAAATTGTAAATTGTGTTGATTTACACAGCTGTTCAAACAGgtgcatttgatttttattagtTGCTGAGCAAGGAGCATATATAAAGAATGCATTTGTAAAATTTTATTGCTACTTTAATAATTCTAATGTGCAGCATAAGTTACTGAAGATTTCTTTACAGGGTTATTCTCAGAGCTCCTTATGTTGCTAATGACTTCCTGAAGAAGAACCAATATAAACAAATGATTGGCAGAGCTGGTCGAGCTGGTATTGACAGTGCTGGAGAAAGTATTCTCATAGTgcaagaaaaagacaaacactTGGTAATTTTTACAAAGCTGTTGGTAATTTAAATTGTTGGATTAATCTACTGGTACAAACGGGAAGAGCTGCCTGTCTTAATTTTTGTTCACTTAACATTGCAAATATTTGACTTATAAATGTAGTTTATAGGTATTACtatatgtgggttttttcatatGTGAACTGTGAACTTCAGATGTCTGCACTTACTTCCTTTATAAAGCTGAGCCATGCATATCActatcttaaaaatattttttttaaaactaatgaaTAAGTATTTTCCCTGAACTAGTATGTTTCTTGCTCTTTATAGGCTCAGCGTTTAGTTAACAGTCCTTTGGAGAACTGTTACAGCAATCTTCTGCTGGAGTTGACCAAGGGAATGCACAGCCTGTTGTTGTCTTTGGTTGGACTGAAGGTATTGGTTGACTCTTCTCTGTGAGTAACTTAAGTGCTTGGgaatggaaggaaaagcttCTCTATTGATtctatagaaaaaaacccagacttcTAAAACAGATGGCCTTACAAGTTCAGAACAGCTTCTGATCAAATAAGGACAAGGATTTGATTAGTCTTTTAATTTAACTCCGTTACCAAGTAATCATGTAACATGACGATTTCCTTATGTGTAAAAGCCAAAATTATATCTACCTTATGGTTCATTACAGTACTAataatgtttccatttctgatACTAGATTCAAAATACCAACAGAAACAGTGGAAACAAATTAACACGCAGTAGCTAGAATAGTGGAATAGATGGAGACCAGTCTCATTAGATCCATCATAGACTGTCTATTGTTCTGTTGTCATCTATTTCTGTAGAAACACATGAACAGGATATCAAACTGCTGCTCCATTCAGTAAATTTTTTCATATAGCTTATGAAATATGTGAAATGACCACTTTAAAGATGCTAATTGCTTACAAAACTGATGCAGATAGCAGTTACCCGTGAGGAAGTCAACACTTTTATGTGCAGTACCTTGCTGGGTGTTCAGCAGCATCTGCTATCTAAAGAGAAGAGCCTCTCAGAGGTAATTAAAGATGGACTAGAACACCTAATAGAAAAAGGACTCCTGGAAGGAAGAATGTCTGGGAAGAACCGCAATTCCAAATATACGTTAACAATCACACCGTTGGGTAGAGCTACATATAAAGgtaagacttctttttttttattcttgttatAACCTATTTCAACAAAACCTTTCATCTCAGCCTTATCTCAATTTGATATGCTTTCCCATCTTGTCTGAAActacaatgaaaaataagttgTAGAGAGACAGTTTTGATTTACTAAATTACGTTCATCCCCATTTTCGGTCTAGCACAAGTAGTGCACGACTGAACATGATAGGAATGAAGTGTCATAACAGTGGTCGCAATGGAAGTAAAACCAGAACTGTACCCCTAAAAGATGGAAAGATTTGTGTTGGGGATTTCTTGACCTAGAGGGAAGCTTGAGAGAAGGAAGTATATGACATGTAGACCAATTGCAATAGGGAGTATATCAGAAAGTTCTGATATACGCAAAAAGATAAGGGGTGTGGGATGCAGTTGGAATAGGATGAATCTCTGAAAGATTCCTTCAGTCTACGAGATTGTTCCAGGATTTCATTAAAGCCAAGGCAATTCACAAACAttacaaaaccacacacagaacAGACTGCCGTTCCTCAGCTCCATTTAACTGCTCGTGTTAGAGTAATTATTCaagttacatttatttttcttcagttcatacAGTATAACTAGCTTTGATGGAAGATAAAGGAAATATTGATTCTATGTTAAAGTCTGTTGCACTTAACTCTGTATGCCTGTTTAAAATTGCAATACGTTGTGTGCTTATTATAGGATCTATAGACTTGGCATACTGCAATCTTCTTTATAGAGAATTGAAGAAAGGTTTGGAAGGGCTGGTTCTTGAGAGCAGTCTTCATCTTCTGTATCTGACAACTCCATATGATCTGACTTTTAGCTGTAACCCGGACTGGATGATATATTTGAGACAGGTGAGAATTTACTAGCAAACATGCATTGGGGCATGTAGTAATTCTGCTTATTAGATTTTAAGTAAGTTTGTACACATAGGAAGTTTAGACAGTAGGTAACAGCTTGATGAAAGTTAAGATATGCTACTTTATTTTAGTACCAGGGCAGAAGTGTTTTCCTGAACTGCATAAAAATCTAGAGTTCTCTTTCGCATTTATAGTGTTTGACCCTGTTTGGGGGAAACAGTGATGTGAAACACTTCTCTTGAGTTGCCAGCACTCCAAATCCTGACTCTAACCTTGGTGCTAGTGTTGCTGTCATCAGAGTCTGGTTAATCTCAGACAAGACTTTCCTATAAACTAGTTATATGTAACCACATAGTCTTGCAAGAAAGCCACTGTTAAATTAATCAATAGACATATTTAGCTTCGGATGCTTGCTGATTTAATCTGTAGTTTAGGAAGCAAAATCCACTAGAGGATATTAAGTCTTAATGTGTTTTATATCTAATGATTAACACCAGCCATGACTGCAACTATTACACTGTGACCAATACCTTCCTACAGATTACTATGCTTTTGTCAGACTTAGCAGCACAGTCCATGCTCTGTGCAACTACTCTTTTCTATGAAGTGTTGTAAAGTACAGGTAGTgctaaaatctgtattttcttaaaatgtggCATTTGGAGATGGACAGTTACAGATAAACAAGTAGGCAAAGAAGCTGCAGATCTGACTGTCTAGTAACTAGCCTAGTGACAAAGTACTGCATAGAGATATTGAAAAACACTGTTTCATTTTGAGTAACAGATCTGTGTTTtctataatattaaaataaatatctgaaagTTCTTTATAAATTTTTACTTTAGTTCAGCCAGCTCAGTGCAGCAGAGCAAAAAGTAGCAGATATTTTGGGAGTACCTGAaagttttattacaaaaaaggCTTCTGGTCAAGCCGTCAAAAAGGTAGGCTGGAGATTTCTCATACCTAAGATGACAGTTCAGTCATTTCAATTGATTATTTACAAATTCGAGATTATTACTGTTCTACTTACTAAAGTTCTTTTAACCTCATTGAttggttttctttaatgttGTTTAATGTCTTTAGGTATAATAGACATGTTTTAGAGATCTGAAGGACTGTAGTGCTAGCAGTATCTTGAATGTGATATTgactttgaattttaatttgctttattccTAGAATGTAGACAGTACTGTGGCAAACAGGCTTTATCTGTCATTTGTCCTTTATACCCTACTGAAAGAGACAAATATATGGAGTGTTTCAGAGAAATTTAATATGTCCCGAGGATACGTGCAAAATCTCCTTAATTCTGCTGCCTCATTCGCCTCCTGTGTTCTACACTTCTGTGAGGTAGTGTGTTAAATGAATTCCAGTAAAATCATTGGGATTGGTTTTGCAAAATCTGGAcgtttttttgctttgattatAACAAAACACAGGTGGTGTTTTGCATAGAAAAggtgaaatacttctttttcacctttcaaaattatttttcctgttcagaaAAGCATACTTGTACAGTGATACTCGCTATAGCTAAAGTAACCTGTATGCTGTGAGACTGtgaaaatatacaaatacaGAGCATTTAATCAGTGTCAGTGCGACTGGTGAAATAATTGCCAATTTTACCTTTCTGTTGGAAATCAGGCTATCTGGTTGTGCAGTGTCATCTTGGGAAAAGAGCTGACTTGgcttgggtttgggggtttttttctgtattgaaatAATGCATTGCTTATCCTTAGAACTGCCCCACCTTTGGGATGTTCAGCTGAAGAGTGCTGAATACAACTCTGCAACCAGCTGAAAGGATAACTAGAAACAATAGTGCTTCCCCTGTCTAAAAGACAAATATATGCTTGTTGCCATAGCAGAACTCTTATCAGCCATACCCTTCAAATACAGAGCGTAGGATCTGATTCTAGTCATCTTTGTCTCTGCAGGAATTGGAAGAATTCTGGGTTTATAAAGCCTTGCTGACAGAACTTACCAAGCAGCTGACATACTGTGTTAAGACGGAACTGATCCCTTTGATGGAGGTAGCAGGGGTTCTAGAGGTTAGTAAACCTGGCTTTGTGagatattttaatgtaaacttTAATGCTAAATGTTACTGCTTTCAAGTATATCTGGAAGACCAAGCTAGTCTTTTATTGAGAATTTGGCGTAGTGcaaattttcttgaaaagagTCCTGCAGAGTAGGGAAAAAAGTAGTATGTTGAGGAGTTGTGAGCCGGAGCCAATAGTGTTTCTCTTCTGACTCCTACCACAGCAACAGTGAAAATGCTGTATTTGGACAATAAGTTAGCTATATACTCAGTGGGAAAACAGAGCCCAGGTTTCTTTTGTGGTAAGGATCCTTCAGTTCATGGTAGTAAAGAGGAATaaggatttaaatattttaagttagAAGATCCTCACAGAAGTATGTGAAGTCCTATTGGGAACTTAAGCTTTTACAATCACTTGCAGTGCtgcctgtatttaaaataagaaacttAACCAGTCTCTGAACTGAAGACTcttattaaagcagaaaatcttTTGGGGCTTCGGTGCAAGGTTATAAGTAATCACTGGACCTCTTGGCAAATTATCTAACTTGCCTGTCCACCCTGTTGTTAGAATCGGTTTGTCAGCAAACCACTGTATTTTTAGTGGCGGTACGGTTTTATTCTTAGAAGCCGAACAATGATGAAGACTTAAAGCCTAATCAGATTTTCTGAATTGGATGCAAAAGCTaagtagtctttttttcccatggcTTACTCTGTATGGGAGTGTTTCTGTGTAAGGACAAAACCAGCCTGGACAGCATGAATCTGCTGAAGTTGCGTTTTAAAGGTGACTCTTCAAAATTGTTGCTATAACCAGGGTACTTTTGCACTGGAGTTAAAACTATACCAACAGCTGACACTTGTAGCAAGTAGAATTTGATCTTGAACAGACATGATTTGCTTATATTTGTGTGGATGAAGTAACATCAATCTTTAGGTTATTGtagtgaaagagaaaattatttcttgcacATTTACTTGTACAGTTTTC
This genomic interval from Falco peregrinus isolate bFalPer1 chromosome 2, bFalPer1.pri, whole genome shotgun sequence contains the following:
- the HELQ gene encoding helicase POLQ-like isoform X8; translated protein: MSATLNNVGDLQKFLQAEYYTNNFRPVELKEYVKIGGTVYATDSKTESGFTFSRFLNFKYSSNLQKADPDHIVALVTEVIPKYSCLIFCPTKKNCENVASMVCKYLKKEFRAHREKEKQDLIKHLKNIGNGSICSVLKQTIPYGIAYHHSGLTNDERKSVEEAYSAGVLCLLACTATLAAGVNLPARRVILRAPYVANDFLKKNQYKQMIGRAGRAGIDSAGESILIVQEKDKHLAQRLVNSPLENCYSNLLLELTKGMHSLLLSLVGLKIAVTREEVNTFMCSTLLGVQQHLLSKEKSLSEVIKDGLEHLIEKGLLEGRMSGKNRNSKYTLTITPLGRATYKGSIDLAYCNLLYRELKKGLEGLVLESSLHLLYLTTPYDLTFSCNPDWMIYLRQFSQLSAAEQKVADILGVPESFITKKASGQAVKKNVDSTVANRLYLSFVLYTLLKETNIWSVSEKFNMSRGYVQNLLNSAASFASCVLHFCEELEEFWVYKALLTELTKQLTYCVKTELIPLMEVAGVLEARAKQLYNAGYKTLAHLANANPETLVRMIEHLSRRQARQIVSSAKMLLSEKAEALQEEVEELLKVPTDIPGT
- the HELQ gene encoding helicase POLQ-like isoform X6, with the protein product MLESLQQRKNLIYSLPTSGGKTLVAEIIILQELLCRRKDVLMILPYVAIVQEKVRGLSSFGIELGFLVEEYAGSKGRFPPIKRRIKRSLYIATIEKGHGLVNSLIETERIDDLGLVVVDELHMLGEGSRGAMLEITLAKILYSSKNTQIIGMSATLNNVGDLQKFLQAEYYTNNFRPVELKEYVKIGGTVYATDSKTESGFTFSRFLNFKYSSNLQKADPDHIVALVTEVIPKYSCLIFCPTKKNCENVASMVCKYLKKEFRAHREKEKQDLIKHLKNIGNGSICSVLKQTIPYGIAYHHSGLTNDERKSVEEAYSAGVLCLLACTATLAAGVNLPARRVILRAPYVANDFLKKNQYKQMIGRAGRAGIDSAGESILIVQEKDKHLAQRLVNSPLENCYSNLLLELTKGMHSLLLSLVGLKIAVTREEVNTFMCSTLLGVQQHLLSKEKSLSEVIKDGLEHLIEKGLLEGRMSGKNRNSKYTLTITPLGRATYKGSIDLAYCNLLYRELKKGLEGLVLESSLHLLYLTTPYDLTFSCNPDWMIYLRQFSQLSAAEQKVADILGVPESFITKKASGQAVKKNVDSTVANRLYLSFVLYTLLKETNIWSVSEKFNMSRGYVQNLLNSAASFASCVLHFCEELEEFWVYKALLTELTKQLTYCVKTELIPLMEVAGVLEARAKQLYNAGYKTLAHLANANPETLVRMIEHLSRRQARQIVSSAKMLLSEKAEALQEEVEELLKVPTDIPGT
- the HELQ gene encoding helicase POLQ-like isoform X7 codes for the protein MLGEGSRGAMLEITLAKILYSSKNTQIIGMSATLNNVGDLQKFLQAEYYTNNFRPVELKEYVKIGGTVYATDSKTESGFTFSRFLNFKYSSNLQKADPDHIVALVTEVIPKYSCLIFCPTKKNCENVASMVCKYLKKEFRAHREKEKQDLIKHLKNIGNGSICSVLKQTIPYGIAYHHSGLTNDERKSVEEAYSAGVLCLLACTATLAAGVNLPARRVILRAPYVANDFLKKNQYKQMIGRAGRAGIDSAGESILIVQEKDKHLAQRLVNSPLENCYSNLLLELTKGMHSLLLSLVGLKIAVTREEVNTFMCSTLLGVQQHLLSKEKSLSEVIKDGLEHLIEKGLLEGRMSGKNRNSKYTLTITPLGRATYKGSIDLAYCNLLYRELKKGLEGLVLESSLHLLYLTTPYDLTFSCNPDWMIYLRQFSQLSAAEQKVADILGVPESFITKKASGQAVKKNVDSTVANRLYLSFVLYTLLKETNIWSVSEKFNMSRGYVQNLLNSAASFASCVLHFCEELEEFWVYKALLTELTKQLTYCVKTELIPLMEVAGVLEARAKQLYNAGYKTLAHLANANPETLVRMIEHLSRRQARQIVSSAKMLLSEKAEALQEEVEELLKVPTDIPGT